The sequence AGGAGTAACAGTCTTAATTACTACAGGAGATACTAATGCAAGTTTTGAATTAAGAAAAAAAAGTCTAATACTGTATAACCTATATGATAACAAAAATTCCTATACTCCATTAGTTGATATAGTTTTTGATTCAAAAAAACCAATTTCAGTAGGACTAAAATTATTTATTAACGATGTAAATAACAGAGAACAAATCATAAACAATGTAAACTCTAAGATTAAAGGATTTACTAAAAAAATAAAAGAAAGCTTTACTTTTATAGATATTTACTAGTAAAATTGATTAATGTATTCATTTATTGTATAAAATTAATATATAACTTTTAATTTAAGGTGGTGTTTAAAATAAAATTCAAATCTATTATGGCTATTATTTGTGGAAAGTTCACCTTATTTATTTCTAAACATCTTTTAAAGGGAGGAAGTAATTTTCCTGGAAAGATAGCTTTAAAATTCGATAATACAATTTTAAAAGAGATATCTAAAAATTATAAGGTTGTTTTAATAACTGGTACCAATGGTAAAACTACCACTACCTCTATGATAAATAATCTTCTTACTGAACATGGACTTGATACTATAACTAATAATACTGGTGCAAATATGCTTCCTGGTATAGTTTCCTGCCTTCTTCAAAACTTTAAGTTTAATAATAGAAAGACTAAATATGCAGTTTTAGAAGTAGATGAAGCTAATTTAAAATTTATTACAGAATATATTACACCTGAAATTATTACTATAACAAATTTATTTAGAGATCAACTTGACAGATATGGAGAAGTTTATACTACTCTAAACAAAATTCTTGAAGGTGTAGTTAAAGTACCAAGTTCTACCCTAGTTTTAAATGGTGATGAATCTTTATTAGGAAAGCTCGACTTGCCTAACCCCAAAGTTTATTACGGTTTTAACCAATCAATAAGCGAAAATAATACGGTTGATATCAATGCAGACGCTAAATTCTGTAAATTCTGCAAATCACCCTATGAGTATAATTTCATAACTTATAATCACCTTGGTGATTTTTATTGTCCAAATTGTGGCTATAAGAGAGAACCACTTAATTATGCTGTTACTTCAATCTTAGAGGTAACCTCAGACTACTCAAAGGTTATGTTAAATGATACTGAATTTACTGTAACTCAATCAGGAATCTATAACATCTATAACGCCTTATGTGCTTATAGTATTGGTAAAGAACTTAAGGTTTCTGACGAAAGTATCAAAAAGTCTTTTGAAAAGCAAACTTCTAGCTTTGGTAGACAGGAAGAATTCAAGATTGGAGATAAGGATATAAAAATTATATTAGTAAAAAATCCTGCTGGATTCAATCAAGCTATTGATTTACTTTGTCTTAATGAAGCTGATTACAATTGTTGTTTCATGCTTAATGATAACTATGCTGATGGTAGAGATGTTTCTTGGATTTGGGACGTAAACTTTGAAAAACTATCTAAAACTCCAGTAAAGGATATATTTATCAGTGGAACAAGACTTTATGATATGGCTGTTAGATTAAAAGTAGCTAATCTAGATAAAGATAATTTTATAATTGAAGAAGACTACAAAACACTTACAGATAAGATTTCTTCTTCAAATGGTAATAAAGTTTATATATTGGCAACCTACACTGCTATGATAAATTACAGAAAATATTTACATAGTGTGGGCTATATTAAAAAACTTTGGTAAGGAGTGATTTTATGGAGCTTAATATTTGTCATCTATATCCTGATCTGCTTAATGTTTATGGTGACGTAGGAAATATATTAATACTTAAACATAGAGCTGAACTTAGAGGCATTACTGTAAATATTTCAAATCTTTCACTTAAAGATGATTTTGATAAAGATCTATATGATATCACCTTCTTTGGTGGGGGACAAGATTATGAGCAATCCATTGTATCTCAAGATATCTTTGATACTAAAAGAGACAGCATCAAAGATTATATAGAATCAGGAAAAGTATTTCTTGCAATCTGTGGAGGTTACCAACTCTTAGGTAAATACTATATGACTTCTACTGGTGAAAAGCTAAATGGTTTAGATATATTAAATATCTATACTGAGGCATGCAGCGACAGATTTATAGGTAATACAGCAATAATTAATGAAGATTTTAATGAAACCTATGTAGGTTTTGAAAATCATTCAGGAAGAACCTATATAAATGATTTAAAGCCTTTAGGCAAGGTACTTCACGGGTATGGTAATAATGGAACTGATGGTTACGAGGGTTGCATTTACAAAAACACTTACGGCACATACTTCCATGGATCTCTGTTATCCAAAAACCCTGAATTAGCTGATAGACTTATAAATGCCGCATTACACAAAAAATACAGTGATTTTTCCTTGGAACCTTTAAATGATACTTTTGAACTAAAAGCAAAAGAAGCTATTCTAAGAAAATTAAATTCGACTAAGAATTAAAAGACTATTTCAAAATAGTTACATTATTATTTATATATTGTATAGCATATTTAATAATGCTATACTTAATATTGCTAAAGACAATGATTGGAGAGATGAAAAAGTGAGACGTAAAAGAATAATTAGTACATTAGCTATAGCTTGTTTTATTACTGTTTTAGCTCCTACTGCTAAAATAGCACATGCTAGTGAAACTCAACCAAGTGTAGTAGGTCAATCTGCAATAACTGTGGATTATGAAACAGGAGAAATAATCTATGCAAAAGATATAGACACTAAAAGATATCCTGCATCAATTACAAAATTAATTACAGGATTGGTATTTGCTGAGAAAAAACAAAAAAGTGATACAATTCCTTATACTGAGGATGCAAAAACACAACCTGCTGAATCCTTTAGTGCAAATTACCCAGGAGCAATAAAGGTTGGAGAAACAATGACTGCTGATGATGTAATGAAATCATTACTTTTATTCTCAGCAAATGATGCAGCAACAATGATGGCTGATAGCATTGCTGGAAATACTACAGATTTTGCAAAGTTGATGAATGATAAGGCAAAAGCCCTAGGTTTAAGTCATACACACTTTGTAACACCAAATGGTCTTCATGATGACGATCACTATACTACTGCTTATGATTTATCAATTTTAACTAAGGCTGCCTTCCATAATGATTGGATAAAGGAAGTAATGGGAACAGAAAAAGCTAAAGTTTCTATAAGTAATGGTAAATCTATAGATATGACAAATTTAAATAATCTTTTAGGTAAAGATGGAAACATAGGCGGAAAAACAGGGACAACAAGTCAGGCTGGTAAATGTCTAACTTCAGTTTATGATAGAGATGGAAGAAAGATAATTGGAGTTGTATTAAAATCTACTCGTGATACTGGTGTTCAAGTATTCAAGGATATGAATAGCATTATAGATTGGAGTTATAAACAACAAAAATCTGTATTTTTACCAAAGGGAAAAACAATTGAAACTGTAAAAGTTAGCTATAAACCATTGAGATTCTTTGGTCCAACAAAAACTATAGATGTTCCAATTACTCTTAATGAAAATATTGAATACTATAAAAATGCTGTTAACGATAAAGAGTTAAAAACTAAAGTTATAGGTTCAACTACAAATGCTTGGGATTTAGCTAAAAATTCATCACTAGTAAAAGTTAGAGCTTCTCAAAGAGCTTATTCAAAAGACTACTCTGCATCTGCTCAAATTTCTACATCAACTTTAGTTAAAGATAATCTTGGTCTTTATGCTATTTGTTTAGTAGTTGCTGCTGTAGTTATATTCTTAATTTTATTTATTATTAACTTAATTAAAGCTAATAACAGAAAAAGATCAAAGAAAAAAGGTATCTTTTAAAATAATTTAAATATATTTGCTTTGGAGAGTGTTATTAATGAAAATTATCGTTGTTGCTATATTTGTGGCTATAATGTGTGGTATGTTCATCTTCTCAAATTTTAAAAGAAGAAAGTTTTATGCTGCTTTAATACTTATTCCAGGAATAAGTATCGTAATTTATCAAACTAATGTTATACAAAATTTAGATTATACTAAAAGTACAATATTTGGACTGATAAATGTACTTGCCATATTCATTATTAGTTTTTCTTTCTTTAGAGGATCTAATACTACCAAAGAAACATAATTTTCATTATTAATGAAAAAAGACTTCAGAAATTTTTCTGAAGTCTTTTTTCTATGATATTATTTTTCCTTAACCTTCAATCCCCTATGCTCCACTGGAGTTGAAAATACAATTTGAGTTTCTGTATTTCCAAACTTCTGTAATTGACCAATAAATGCATCTAGTTCTAATGTTGTAGCATATGCAACCTTGATAAGCATTGAATACTTTCCTGTTACACAATTGCATTCAATTACATTTGGACATTCAGCTATAAAAGGATAAAATATTGGTTTTTGCTTTGGTGACATCTCTAAATTAATAAAAGCTGTAATATTATATCCAAGCTTTAATTGATCCACTTTAGCATTATATCCAGTGATTACCCCTGATTTTTCTAACTTTTCTATACGAGTTGATACTGCTGGTGTTGATAAATATACTTCCTCTGCTAAATGCTTAAGTGGATATCTAGCATTCTCCTGTAATAATTCAATGATTTTAAAATCAATCTTATCCATATCTGCACTACTCCAAACATATATTATTTCTTAATAAGGCATCAGAAAATAAATAGCCCGTCCAAATAAATTAGAATATAAACCTATCTACTTTCAGATGCTTAAATTCTTTTAAAAAAAGGAGCACATCAATATTGCATATTGATGTGCTCCTTTGCACTATATTTATATAATACGGCAGTTTTAGCAAATGTACAAGTCTTTTTTATCATTTCACTTAATAAAATTAATTTTTTATGCTTTTTACTAAATAATATAAATATTCTGTTTTTTCTTTAAATTATTTCTCTTCTGTTCGGTATTAATTTATTTAAGTCAAACTTCTCATTTATTAATTTAGTTAAGATAAACTTATAATATTATAGTTATTATTCGCAATTAGACTTATATCATTTACTTTAGTTCTAAAGGATGCTATTCTCAATCATGTAGAAAATAATTGAAAACGGAGATGAATTTTTATATGAATACAAGGATAGAATCTGATTCAATAGGAAGTATTAAAGTTCCAATAGAAGCTTATTATGGTGTGCAATCTTTACGTGCTCACAATAATTTTTATATAACTGGAAAAGGAATGAATCCTACCCTAATAATTAGCCTTGCTGAAATAAAAAAAGCTGCAGCAATTACAAATAATAAGGCAGGTTTTTTAACAGATAATATTGCTAAAGCAATTATAACAGCTTGTGATGAAATAATATCTGGAAAGCTTCATGACCAATTTATAGTAGATCCAATTCAAGGTGGCGCTGGTACCTCAGCTAATATGAATGCTAATGAAGTAATAGCAAATCGTGCTATAGAGTTGCTTGGTGGCAATAAGGGTGACTACACTATTGTTCATCCAAATGACCATGTAAATATGGCTCAATCAACTAATGATGTTTTTCCAACAGCAGGTAAACTTTCAGTCCTTACTTTATTGCCAAGAGCTATTGCACAACTTCAAAGACTATACAACGCTCTAGTAGTAAAATCTGCAGAGTTTGATAATATAATTAAAATGGGAAGAACTCAATTGCAAGATGCAGTTCCAATACGTTTAGGACAATCTTTTAATGCCTATGCTTCAGTAGTAAAACGTGATATAGATCGTCTTAATAAAGCCCAAAAAGAAATGCTTACAATAAATATAGGAGCTACTGCTATAGGTACTTCAATTAATGCAACACCTGAGTATCTAAGTAATATCACTGCTAACCTCCAAACTGTGACTGGCAAAAAAATAGTTCAAGCTGATGACCTTATAGATGCAACTCAAAACTTAGATAGTTTTGTTAGTGTTTCTGGAATTCTTAAAACTTGTGCTGTTAATCTATCTAAGATTTCTAATGACTTACGTCTATTATCAAGTGGTCCAAAAACTGGGCTAGCTGAAATTAACCTTCCAGCAAAACAAAACGGATCTTCAATTATGCCAGGAAAAATAAATCCTGTAATACCAGAAGTGGTTTCTCAAGTTGCCTTTAATATAATCGGAAATGATTTTACAATAACTATGGCTGCTGAATCTGGGCAATTAGAATTAAATGCCTTCGAGCCAGTTTTATTCTACAATCTATTTGAATCTATAGAAACTTTAGAAAATGCTACAAGAACTTTTGTAGATAATTGCATTACAGGCATTACTGCTAATGAGGAAAGATGTAAAGAATTATTAGACCAAAGCGTAGGCACTGCTACTGCTCTTTGTCCATATATCGGATATAAGAAATCTGCAGAAATTGCAAAAACTGCTTTAAAAACAGGAAAAACTGTAACTACTTTAGTTTTAGAAGGAGGATTTCTTACTGAAACTGAACTCCAAGATATATTAAATCCTGTAGCTATGACACAAATTGAAGCTAAAATTGATAAATGTGCAATTTAATATCATTGCTTTGACTACCTTATATAAGAAAAGTCTGTAAATTATATTGAATAATATAACTACAGACTTTTCTTATCAGTTATTTATTTTTTTATCCGATAGCTAGCATCCGTAACACTCCAACTTTATATGAAACTCCCCTTCCTAAAGTCAGATGAGTACTCACAGAGTAAGCGACCATCATCAAATCATAGATTTGAGATGTCTGCTTAACCGATTCACACTAAATTGATTTTAATGAAGTTAACTAATTCATTAGTTAACTAAGTTCAAGTAACCAAATCATAGATTTTGACTTTCACTTATTTGCTTAAGTTGGAGATAACGGCTGCACGCTCCTGGACGAGGTACCCCTTGAGGGTGTAAGTTCAACTAAGATTCACTTGATATCTAACAAATTATCTAAATTAATTGCGTAAGGATGGTTAAATGCGTCTATTATTTTTTCTTTAGTATTCCATTTCTGATCAGCTAGAAAACCATTCCAAGTCATAAACCAAAGCCAATTTGTTTTACTCTGCTCTATTAAATCAAGATTAGGAACTGTACCGTTCTCAGCTAACGCTATAGGTTTTCCTTTACTAGGAATCTCATTTACACTTTGATAATCCAGTGACATCGGCCCATCATTTCCATTTGGTGTGTATATATCTATGCTAGCAATATCAACCACATCATCTCCTGGATAGTATTGCCTATCAGGTGCATTCCATATCCATATTAAATTATTAAGATTATGATAATTTACATATCTATCATACATTAATCTGTACAACCTAATATATGATTCAGGTCCTTGTGCTCCCCACCAAAACCAATTACCATCGGCTTCATGCAATGGTCTCCACAAAACAGGAATATTATTATCTCTTAAAACTTTTAACTTTTTCGCAATAGCATCTAAATCTTTAATCATTTCAATATATTCCTTACTATCTTGGATCAATGCTTCTTTTAAATCAAATTTAGTATTACTTGTATAGAAACTCTTATCTTCTCCATACATTGGTGAGAACCAATGCCAGCAAAAAGTTATAATAGCACCCTTCCTTGACCATTCAATTGCACCTTCAATACTCCCTCTATTATTAGCAATTTCATCAATGCATTCCCATGTACTGTCATTTGTTCCTACATGAAGAGAATAACTAAGTAGGTCAAATCCAATTATTGCAGGTATCTTTCCTGTAAGTCGTTTAACATACTCCACATCAGGAGCAGTTGATTTATTGCAGTGTTGCCCTGTAAGTATACCCTTTCCTTTAATCTTCTTGAAAAATCCCATTAATTCTTTACATTCATTAGAAGAATTAACATTAGAGAGTTGAAAACTTATACTTTTATCAATAGGCCTATCCACCTTAAGTAAATTTGCACACTCTATATTAACGTAACCATAAATTTTCTCAATAACAATACAATTTTCTCCTCCATCAAGCTTTATTGCCGGAGTTTTCTTTATCCTTATATCTTCTTTTTCATTTAAAACTATCTTTCCATAATACTTTTCATTAACATAAACCACAAATACTGCATATTCTTTTACATTATCAAATTCAAGTAATATACTGTAGAATCCAATTTCAGATAAATATTTTTCAATAGCTATTTTATTATTTTCATTTACCATACATCTATCTTCCTTTGTTATTTCTTATACTTAAAAATCTTATAACTATTCCTGCACCTATTATCATTATTAAATTAACAACTATAACCATTACATAAATAACTTGTGCCTCAGTATTATCTTTTATTAAGGCCACTCCTAAAATAGCAAGACCTAATAAACCGAACGCCATACAACGAATAAATTTAATAAAACTAATAATTGAAGTTAATTCAATATTTCTTGACTTTGTGCTCTTTGTGCTTCTACTTCCTCTGGATAATGACATGCTACATATCCTCCCTTGTATTCAGATAATTTTGGTGCTTCTTTCTCACATTTCTCTGTATAATAAGGACATCTTGTATGAAACCTGCAGCCTGTTGGAGGATTTACTATGCTTGGCATATCCAATGTTCTCAATGGTAATTGTTTTGAACTATAGTCTTTTCTAAATTTAATTGATTTAGGTACAGCTGCAAGCAATGCATGAAAGTATGGATGTTTAGGATGATCTATTGCATCAGTAATATTGTTTAATTCAATTACTTTCCCAAGATACATTACTACAAGCCTTCCATCCTTTGCAATATATCTTGCTGTTGCTAAATCATGAGTAATATATACAAAAGATATTCCAAATTTCTTATTCATTTTTGTCATTAAATCAATCAAAGAAATTCTTAATGAAACATCAACCATAGATACTGGTTCATCTGCAACAATTAACTCAGGTTTTACAGATAATGCTCTTGCTAAAAGCACTCTCTGCCTCTGTCCACCACTTAATTGATGAGGATATTTATATAAAAATTGTTCTTGTGGAACTAATCCAACTTCTTGAAAAGATTCCCTTAGTATATCCTCTGCTTCTTTTTTATTCTTAGCAATTTTATGTTGTAATAAAGGCATAGATAAGGATTGGAATATTGTCCTATTAGGGTTTAAAGCAGCAAATGAATCTTGATGTACCATCTGTACACCTAATCTATACTCCTTAAAATCTTTTCCCTTTAATTTACTTATATCCTTACCCTTATAAACTATTTTTCCCTTAGTTGGCTTATGAAGTCCAACTATCATTTTCCCTAAAGTAGTTTTGCCACATCCACTTTCACCTACAACTACTACAATTTCACCTTTATTAACATCTAAATTAACATCTGATAAAACTTCTACTTTTTCCTTCTTATTCACTCTACTTTCAAAGGAAATACTAGCATTTTCTACACTTAATAGTCCCACTTATATCCCTTCCTTCTTTTTTACTTAGTACATTCTACTTCTTCTGCATAAGCATAGCACCTTGTGCATTGCTTATTGCTTATTTCATATAATTTTTCAGTTTTCTCTTTGTCACCAGAGCATTCTTTTCCTAAAAATCTGTAGCAACGAGCAGAAAACTTGCAGTTTTTGAAATTCTCCAACAAATTAGGAGGGTTTCCTGGTATAGCCTTACGTTCAGTAATATCATCATGTAATGTAGGTATCGCATTTAGCAATCCTTTTGTGTATGGATGTGAAGGTTCATTAAATACATTTGCAACATCTCCACATTCAACAATTTCACCGGCATACATAACTGCAATTCTATCAACTACTTCTGAAATAATTGAAATATCATGAGTTAAAAATACTAAAGTAATTCCTAACTTTTGATGAATTTCCTTTAACAACTCCATAATATACCATTGAGTTATTACATCTAAAGCTGTGGTTGGTTCATCAAGAATTATTATTTTAGGATCTAAGATAAGACTTAAAGCAATTAATACTCTTTGCTTCATTCCTCCACTTAACTGATGTGGATAATATTCTAATACACTTTTATCTAACCTAACATACTTTAAAACTTCTTCTGCTTTTTTTATTATTTCATCTTCTTTTACTTTATCAGAATGAGCATATACTGTTTCTAAAAAATGCTCTCTTATTTTAAGCACAGGATTTAATGCATTTTGAGCTGCTTGAAAAACTGTTGCTATCTCACTCCATCTATATTGCATCAATTCCTCTTTTGGAAGATCTAATAAACTTACTTTTTTATCATCTTCTGTATAATAAATTACCTCTCCATTACTAATCTTTCCAGGAGCTTGTACCAAATCTAAAATACCAGAAGCTAAGGTAGACTTTCCACTACCACTTTCTCCTATTACTCCAAGAATTTCTCCTCTGTTTATTGTAATAGAAACATTATCACAAGCTTTTAACTTCCCACCCTTAACTTCAAATTCTATTGATAAGTTCTTTATCTCAATTAATGGTTTCACTATTCTCACTCCTTATTTACGTAGTCTTGGATTTAATGCTTCATCTAAACCATTAGCAAATAGATAGCATCCTAATTGGAATAATAATATTCCGATTATTGGTGTAACAAAATAAACTATTGGTCCTAATCCACCATATAAAACTGCTGATTGAGACATAGCCATTTGTATCATCATCCCCCAATGACTACCTTGGAATGGAACTAAACCTAAAACCATTAATCCAACTGATGTCATTATTGCGCCTTTCATTATGGCAATAAAATTTATTGCTATAAAAGATATTATGTTAGGAATAACATCCTTTGTTATTATATTGAAAGAACTAATTCCCATAAGTTTACTTACTTCTATAAACTCTTTATGTTTTAATACTAATACTTGAGACCTAATAGCTTTAGCTAATCCTGCCCAAGACCATATACTTAAAACCAGACCGAATAAAATATCATTACTTACATTTATAACCATTGAAAGAACCATTGTTACTGGAAAGCTTGGCATTGTTAATACAATATTAGTGATAAGCATTAAAGTAGTATCAGTTTTTCCACCAGCTAATCCTGCAAAAATCCCTATAGCGCATGCAAATACTATAGAAAAACAGGCTGCATAGAAAGCTACTAAAAGTACATCTCTTGATCCATGGACAAATTGACATAGTATATCTCTTCCTGCATAATCTGTCCCTAACCAATGGTCTGCACATGGTTCAAGCAATCTATTTAGATAATTACTTTCTGGTGCAGGAACTAACATAGGCCCAAAAATTGATAATAGAAGGAAAAATACTAGAATAAGAAATCCAACTCTAGACATTTTATTATTCCAAATTACATTGAAAAATTCTTTAACTGTTGTCAAAAATTTGCCGTCTTGTTCATTTGTTTTAGTAATTGTGGTTTTATTTTTATTTAGATTTACTGCATTATTCATATCTTATTTCTCCCTTAACATTGGATTTAATTTTACATATAAAAATTCAGCAATTAAACTTGACAATAACACCATTACTATAATCATAAGGAACATACCTTGCATTAAAGGATAATCTCTTCTAGATATTGCAGTAGATAGATAATATCCTACTCCTGGGTATACAAATAAATTTTCAATTAATGGTGATCCACCAAACATCATACCAAAAGATATAGCTACACTAGTTACCATAGGTAGCATTGCATTTCTTCCAACATAATTAAATATTATTCTTCTATTTGATAGACCTCTTGCCCTAGCATAATTTATATAGTCTTCTCCTAAAACTGATAAACAGTTTGCTCTCATTCCCATTATCCAACCTGCTAGAGTTGTCATGAAATATGCTAATATAGGTAAAGCTGCGTGCTTTAAAACACTTCCTATAAAAGTGGCATTAAACCCTGCTTCCACTGCAGAATCATATGCCCCTTTGGATGGTAACAAGCCTAATCCAACTGAAAATATTACTATTAATAAATAAGCTACAATATAATCTGGAATTGATCCAATTATTGCTTGATATCCTGTAATTATTCCATCCCAAACTTTACTTCTCTTCCAGGCAATATAAATACCAAGAATAGTTCCTACTGCAAAAGATAATAATAATGAAATACTACAAACAAGTAATGTCCAAGGTAATGCACCTAATACTATTTTTGTTACAGGTTCTTTAAATGACATTGAACTTCCTAAATTTCCTGTTGCAATTCCTTTAACATAAGTAATAAATCTTTGAATTACTGGTTCATCTGGATCATAGTTTAACGCCATTTTGGCTTTACTAAGAGCTTGATCATATGGCATTTGAGTGCTTCTCATATAATCTTGTGCCAATACATTAACTGGATTTCCTGGCATAGCTTGTATTACAAAGAAAACTAATAATAATGAAGCTAGCATTGTTAGTACGCAAGTTATTATTTTTTTCATTATTAAGTACCCCCTCCTATTAAATTATGCTATCCCAAAAATAGTTTTTACTTTAAAAATTACTTTTGGGATATGCATAAATACCTATTTCATCTATTTAACGAAATATATTTTTTCTCCTCTAATCATTTTTCCAATAGAAACATTTAGCATTGCTCCCCAATAGAAATCTTTTATTTCTTTTCCTGTTTGAGCCTCTGCTAATGAAAGCTTTGGATCGTAAATTCTAGTTATTACGAATTTTTCTGTTACTGGAATATACCACATATTATCATTAAAGAACTTTGCAAATGCCTTTGTTTTTTCTGTAATTTCTGCTGCTGTAGCAGCATCAAATAATTCAGTTTCTTTTTCACTATACTTAAAATCTTCGTTTGTCTTTTCATCTTTAAATACTAGTCCACCACTTGTTGGGAACTTAATATTATTCATCTTTCCATACCACCATATTCCGTCATATGCTTCAAATGGATGTTGAGTACTTGAAGGACTTCCGAATCCACTGATAACCATTTGGGCATCTCCTGACATTGAATAGTCATTATAAGCTGCTGCTTCTTTAGGAGTAAATGTTGCATTTAATCCAAAATCTTTTAACATATTTGCTGCTGCTTCACCCATTATTACATAAGCTGGATATTCTCCTACTCCGGCAATCTTTATTTCTGGAGATTGACCATTTGCATCAACCCACTTATTTCCTTGTTTCTTCCAACCAGCAGATTCAAGTAATTTCTTTGCCTTGTCCTTATCCATTGTATAATTTTCTAAAGTATTAAGGTAAGTTTTGTCTAAGTACTTATCTCTTACTGTTGGAGGTAACCCTACTGCATATTCATCTCCAAGTCTCATACCTGGTTCGGATACTGGTGCTATTTGCTTCTTATCAATAATATATGCTATAGCTTTTCTTACTG comes from Clostridium sp. TW13 and encodes:
- a CDS encoding ABC transporter ATP-binding protein gives rise to the protein MKPLIEIKNLSIEFEVKGGKLKACDNVSITINRGEILGVIGESGSGKSTLASGILDLVQAPGKISNGEVIYYTEDDKKVSLLDLPKEELMQYRWSEIATVFQAAQNALNPVLKIREHFLETVYAHSDKVKEDEIIKKAEEVLKYVRLDKSVLEYYPHQLSGGMKQRVLIALSLILDPKIIILDEPTTALDVITQWYIMELLKEIHQKLGITLVFLTHDISIISEVVDRIAVMYAGEIVECGDVANVFNEPSHPYTKGLLNAIPTLHDDITERKAIPGNPPNLLENFKNCKFSARCYRFLGKECSGDKEKTEKLYEISNKQCTRCYAYAEEVECTK
- a CDS encoding ABC transporter permease, coding for MNNAVNLNKNKTTITKTNEQDGKFLTTVKEFFNVIWNNKMSRVGFLILVFFLLLSIFGPMLVPAPESNYLNRLLEPCADHWLGTDYAGRDILCQFVHGSRDVLLVAFYAACFSIVFACAIGIFAGLAGGKTDTTLMLITNIVLTMPSFPVTMVLSMVINVSNDILFGLVLSIWSWAGLAKAIRSQVLVLKHKEFIEVSKLMGISSFNIITKDVIPNIISFIAINFIAIMKGAIMTSVGLMVLGLVPFQGSHWGMMIQMAMSQSAVLYGGLGPIVYFVTPIIGILLFQLGCYLFANGLDEALNPRLRK
- a CDS encoding ABC transporter permease, which produces MKKIITCVLTMLASLLLVFFVIQAMPGNPVNVLAQDYMRSTQMPYDQALSKAKMALNYDPDEPVIQRFITYVKGIATGNLGSSMSFKEPVTKIVLGALPWTLLVCSISLLLSFAVGTILGIYIAWKRSKVWDGIITGYQAIIGSIPDYIVAYLLIVIFSVGLGLLPSKGAYDSAVEAGFNATFIGSVLKHAALPILAYFMTTLAGWIMGMRANCLSVLGEDYINYARARGLSNRRIIFNYVGRNAMLPMVTSVAISFGMMFGGSPLIENLFVYPGVGYYLSTAISRRDYPLMQGMFLMIIVMVLLSSLIAEFLYVKLNPMLREK